The following coding sequences lie in one Oceanicola sp. 502str15 genomic window:
- the iolG gene encoding inositol 2-dehydrogenase, translating to MLRIAVLGCGRIGRMHAENIHAHPRAALAGVFDVVSAASKDVADKLGVTEFASAEHVFASDDVDAVLIATSTATHVDFIEAAVAAGKPCLCEKPIDLSVDRVKACAEKIAGTSVPIMLGFVRRFDNGHAGVRRAIEDGQIGDVHQVAITSRDPGMAPDAYIEGSGGIFRDMTIHDFDMARFIMGEEFETVSAVGARFVSPELMERCNDYDTVTVTMTTASGKQCVITNSRQAVYGYDQRVEAFGSGGMAISENQAENNMRLYGATFTDRQAPLLNFFIERYQQAFATEIDAFVDAIENKTAPAVGFDDGHKALLLAEAAGVSAQEGRPVKLSEMV from the coding sequence ATGCTTAGAATTGCAGTTCTGGGCTGCGGTCGAATTGGCCGCATGCATGCCGAAAATATCCACGCCCATCCCCGCGCTGCCCTGGCCGGGGTCTTCGATGTCGTCTCGGCCGCATCGAAGGATGTTGCCGACAAGCTCGGCGTCACCGAATTTGCCAGCGCCGAACACGTCTTTGCCTCGGATGATGTCGATGCGGTACTGATCGCCACGTCTACCGCCACCCACGTCGATTTCATCGAGGCTGCGGTCGCCGCCGGCAAGCCCTGCCTGTGCGAAAAGCCCATCGACCTTTCGGTCGATCGGGTCAAGGCCTGCGCAGAAAAGATCGCCGGCACCAGCGTGCCGATCATGCTGGGCTTCGTGCGGCGCTTCGACAACGGCCACGCCGGGGTGCGCAGGGCAATCGAAGACGGGCAGATCGGCGATGTGCATCAGGTTGCCATAACCTCCCGAGATCCCGGCATGGCGCCCGACGCCTATATCGAGGGTTCGGGCGGCATCTTCCGCGACATGACGATCCATGACTTCGACATGGCGCGCTTCATCATGGGAGAGGAATTCGAGACTGTTTCGGCCGTGGGAGCCCGCTTCGTCTCTCCGGAGCTGATGGAGCGCTGCAATGATTATGACACCGTCACCGTCACCATGACGACGGCATCGGGCAAGCAGTGCGTCATCACAAACTCCCGCCAGGCCGTCTATGGCTACGACCAGCGGGTCGAGGCGTTTGGATCGGGCGGCATGGCGATTTCCGAGAACCAGGCCGAGAACAACATGCGCCTCTATGGTGCAACCTTCACCGACCGGCAGGCGCCGCTCCTGAACTTTTTCATCGAGCGCTACCAGCAGGCCTTTGCCACCGAGATCGACGCCTTCGTCGATGCAATCGAGAACAAGACGGCCCCCGCCGTCGGTTTCGATGACGGACACAAGGCGCTCCTGCTCGCCGAAGCAGCGGGGGTTTCCGCCCAAGAGGGCCGGCCTGTCAAACTCAGCGAAATGGTATGA
- a CDS encoding NAD-dependent succinate-semialdehyde dehydrogenase: MTIYDKYGCFIDGSWRAGAGSLHVTSPATEKPLGTVAAASADDTRAAIQAADTALKPLLDMGGFGRADALHRIADEMIKRADEAAHMISTETGKPIAQSAREWTLACDQFRWYAEEARRIYGRLVQSRVPGGRIEVSREPVGIVGAFTAWNFPAALPARKLAPALAAGCSVVLRPSSQTPGVAMIMVDCLRAGGLPDGAVNLVVGSTTNTYDPIMADARVRKVSLTGSTRIGQQMIRDAADTVKKVSMELGGNAPYILYDDADLQAALDATVPIKFANCGQVCVSPDRFFIHSSLHDAFVEGFVERTRGLKLGDGLDESVAMGPLINADRLKEIVSTVQRAVEGGARVEIGGQRAAQFNEGHFYEPTVLTGVTDDMKVFAEENFGPIAAITSFSDEDEVLARANASEMGLAAYAFTASPARARRTVAGLKAGMVGINSFALAASEAPFGGTNFSGMGREGGSEGIEDYLDTKLAQIVF, encoded by the coding sequence ATGACCATATACGACAAGTACGGATGTTTCATTGATGGCTCCTGGCGTGCCGGAGCCGGCTCGCTGCACGTGACCTCACCGGCAACCGAAAAACCTCTCGGCACCGTGGCGGCCGCCTCGGCGGATGACACCCGCGCCGCGATCCAGGCCGCTGATACCGCGCTCAAGCCTCTGCTGGACATGGGCGGCTTCGGCCGCGCCGATGCACTACACCGGATCGCCGACGAGATGATCAAGCGTGCCGATGAGGCCGCGCATATGATTTCAACCGAAACCGGCAAGCCGATCGCGCAATCCGCCCGGGAGTGGACACTCGCCTGCGACCAGTTCCGCTGGTACGCCGAGGAGGCTCGCCGCATCTATGGTCGCCTCGTCCAAAGCCGCGTTCCCGGCGGTCGCATCGAAGTGAGTCGCGAGCCGGTGGGCATAGTCGGCGCCTTTACCGCTTGGAACTTCCCCGCCGCGCTGCCCGCCCGAAAGCTGGCGCCCGCGCTCGCCGCCGGTTGCTCCGTTGTGCTGCGGCCGTCATCGCAGACGCCGGGCGTGGCGATGATCATGGTCGACTGCCTCCGCGCGGGCGGCTTGCCCGATGGCGCCGTCAACCTCGTGGTCGGCTCCACCACCAACACCTATGACCCCATCATGGCAGACGCGCGGGTGCGCAAGGTGTCGCTGACGGGCTCTACACGCATCGGCCAGCAGATGATCCGCGATGCAGCTGACACGGTGAAGAAAGTCTCGATGGAACTGGGCGGAAACGCGCCCTACATCCTTTACGACGATGCCGACTTGCAGGCCGCGCTCGACGCCACGGTGCCGATCAAGTTTGCCAACTGCGGGCAGGTCTGCGTTTCACCGGATCGCTTCTTCATCCACAGCTCGCTGCATGATGCCTTCGTCGAGGGCTTCGTGGAGCGCACCAGGGGCCTCAAATTGGGCGACGGTCTGGACGAGAGCGTGGCCATGGGTCCGCTGATCAACGCCGACCGACTGAAGGAGATTGTTAGCACCGTACAACGCGCCGTCGAAGGCGGGGCCCGTGTCGAGATCGGCGGGCAACGTGCCGCGCAGTTCAACGAAGGCCACTTCTACGAGCCCACCGTCCTGACCGGCGTGACCGACGATATGAAAGTCTTCGCCGAGGAGAACTTCGGGCCAATCGCCGCCATCACCAGCTTTTCCGACGAAGACGAGGTGCTCGCCCGCGCCAATGCCTCCGAAATGGGCCTTGCCGCATATGCATTCACCGCTTCCCCGGCTCGCGCGCGGCGCACCGTCGCTGGGCTGAAGGCCGGGATGGTCGGCATCAACTCCTTTGCGCTCGCTGCATCCGAGGCCCCGTTCGGCGGCACCAACTTTTCCGGCATGGGCCGCGAGGGCGGCTCCGAGGGGATCGAGGACTACCTCGACACCAAACTCGCGCAGATCGTGTTTTGA
- a CDS encoding HpcH/HpaI aldolase/citrate lyase family protein has protein sequence MIKNKVKQLWAEGKPALHGWLSIGNPFTAEIMADQGYDVISVDWQHGALDYSNVLPMFQAMRASGVTLGARVPWLDPAAIMKALDAGAMQIICPMISTAEQAAEFVSYLRYPPDGQRSFGPTRAAYAQGGNIAAEANDEIIGWAMVETKEAMANLDAIAATPGLDGIYVGPADLTFSLCDGRYPPGFDREEPEMVDALKTIVETCNKHGIKAALHCGSAEYAARAIGWGYSMTTVSGDTRLLAGAAAASVKAFREAVSSTGPIGSDDQGGY, from the coding sequence ATGATCAAGAACAAGGTGAAGCAACTGTGGGCCGAAGGCAAACCGGCCTTGCATGGCTGGCTGTCCATCGGCAACCCGTTCACCGCCGAGATCATGGCCGACCAGGGCTACGACGTGATCTCCGTCGATTGGCAACACGGGGCACTCGACTATTCCAATGTCCTGCCGATGTTTCAGGCCATGAGGGCTTCGGGTGTAACCCTTGGCGCGCGCGTCCCCTGGCTTGATCCGGCCGCGATCATGAAGGCGCTGGATGCCGGCGCGATGCAGATCATCTGTCCGATGATCAGCACCGCCGAGCAGGCCGCCGAGTTCGTCAGCTACCTGCGCTATCCCCCGGACGGTCAGCGCAGCTTTGGCCCAACCCGCGCGGCCTATGCACAGGGCGGGAACATCGCCGCCGAGGCCAACGACGAGATCATTGGATGGGCGATGGTCGAGACCAAGGAAGCCATGGCCAATCTCGACGCCATCGCTGCCACGCCGGGCCTGGACGGAATTTACGTCGGCCCCGCCGATCTCACATTTTCGCTTTGTGACGGCCGCTATCCACCGGGCTTCGACCGGGAAGAGCCCGAGATGGTCGACGCGCTCAAAACCATCGTCGAGACCTGCAACAAGCATGGGATCAAGGCCGCGCTCCATTGCGGCTCCGCCGAATATGCCGCCCGCGCCATCGGTTGGGGCTACAGCATGACGACGGTATCCGGCGATACCCGGCTTCTGGCCGGTGCCGCAGCGGCCTCGGTCAAGGCCTTTCGCGAGGCCGTTTCCTCCACTGGCCCAATCGGCAGCGACGACCAGGGAGGCTACTGA
- the iolE gene encoding myo-inosose-2 dehydratase, whose protein sequence is MLKAKLGIAPIAWWNDDLEELSDDVSLDECLRQAAQAGLTGMETGRRFPMNEADLGPVLAQHGISVCGGWFSGMLLDGDIEAEKERIAEQLALFKAVDAPCIVYGEVARSVQGERHTPLAQKPVITEAEMAAYGRKLSDFADWCAAEGMPIAYHHHMAAAVETEAELDLLMKHSTVPLLFDAGHMAFAGGDVFRVIENHHARILHVHTKDVRQEVISGLDRSGESFLDAVIKGAFTVPGDGSLDFEAIVKALAAKGYQGWFVIEAEQDPKANPPLDMAIKGRAELKRVMDAAGYEVIS, encoded by the coding sequence ATGTTGAAAGCGAAGCTGGGCATTGCGCCGATCGCGTGGTGGAACGACGATCTTGAAGAACTTTCGGACGACGTCTCGCTGGATGAATGCCTGCGCCAGGCGGCGCAGGCGGGGCTCACCGGAATGGAAACGGGCCGACGCTTTCCGATGAACGAAGCCGACCTCGGGCCGGTACTTGCGCAGCACGGCATTTCTGTCTGTGGGGGCTGGTTTTCGGGCATGCTGCTGGACGGCGATATCGAGGCCGAGAAAGAGCGGATCGCCGAGCAATTGGCGCTGTTCAAGGCTGTGGATGCGCCCTGCATCGTCTATGGCGAGGTTGCCCGTTCCGTTCAGGGCGAGCGGCACACTCCGCTGGCGCAGAAACCGGTGATCACCGAGGCCGAAATGGCGGCCTACGGGCGCAAGCTTTCGGACTTCGCCGATTGGTGCGCAGCGGAAGGCATGCCGATCGCCTATCACCACCACATGGCCGCCGCCGTGGAGACGGAAGCGGAACTGGACCTGCTGATGAAGCACTCCACGGTGCCGCTGCTTTTCGACGCGGGCCACATGGCCTTTGCCGGAGGCGATGTCTTCAGGGTGATCGAGAACCACCATGCTCGCATTCTTCATGTTCATACGAAGGACGTGCGCCAGGAGGTGATTTCGGGCCTGGACCGGAGCGGCGAAAGTTTCCTCGACGCCGTCATCAAGGGGGCCTTCACGGTACCCGGCGACGGTAGCCTGGATTTTGAAGCGATCGTGAAGGCGCTCGCCGCGAAGGGCTATCAGGGCTGGTTCGTGATCGAGGCCGAGCAGGACCCCAAGGCGAACCCGCCACTCGACATGGCCATCAAGGGCCGGGCCGAACTGAAACGCGTCATGGACGCGGCCGGATACGAGGTGATTTCATGA
- a CDS encoding iron-siderophore ABC transporter substrate-binding protein produces MIRATLVLLLSIFPLAAKACEGIAIEDSGVYTGPLCLADVPRRVVVLDASFGLGIGMDVGLPIVGAPLERMSDAALHARAVDAKITSLGFVTEPSLETLVALQPDLIVGFVGSESMASGIYPMVSQLAPTLLYTSTDWRAFYRLMAGLTGREAAVASQLSALDDRIAEVAARMPETTVSVVRITSWDFQVYLDSPGGYAPFNIMRQAGVNRSTYETTDNPSEALKRPDWEQLAQLDGDVLLYIVGGTNDSDKDGRHEEVLANPLWQMLPAVQAGRVHRVDHGHWMQFSGLASAHAVLDDLERYVIGPQ; encoded by the coding sequence ATGATCCGCGCTACTCTCGTGCTATTGCTCAGTATCTTCCCGCTTGCCGCCAAGGCCTGCGAGGGTATCGCCATCGAGGACTCAGGGGTTTACACGGGGCCGCTCTGCCTTGCCGATGTGCCGCGACGGGTGGTGGTGCTCGATGCGAGCTTCGGCCTCGGGATCGGGATGGATGTGGGGCTGCCCATTGTCGGCGCGCCGCTGGAACGGATGAGCGATGCGGCGCTGCATGCGCGGGCCGTGGATGCGAAGATCACCTCGCTCGGCTTTGTCACCGAGCCCAGCCTAGAGACGCTGGTGGCTTTGCAGCCCGATCTGATCGTCGGCTTCGTCGGCAGCGAGTCGATGGCAAGCGGGATCTATCCGATGGTGTCGCAACTCGCGCCAACGCTGCTCTACACCAGCACCGACTGGCGCGCGTTCTACAGGCTGATGGCGGGGCTCACGGGCCGGGAGGCGGCGGTTGCGTCGCAGCTCTCCGCACTGGATGACCGGATTGCCGAAGTGGCGGCACGGATGCCGGAGACGACGGTTTCGGTGGTGCGCATCACCTCGTGGGATTTTCAGGTCTACCTCGACAGCCCGGGCGGCTATGCGCCCTTCAACATCATGCGCCAGGCGGGGGTAAACCGCTCGACCTATGAAACCACCGACAACCCGTCGGAGGCGCTGAAGCGGCCCGACTGGGAGCAACTGGCGCAGCTCGACGGCGATGTGCTGCTCTATATCGTCGGTGGCACCAACGACAGCGACAAGGATGGCCGCCACGAAGAGGTTCTGGCCAACCCGCTCTGGCAGATGCTTCCGGCGGTGCAGGCAGGTCGCGTTCATCGCGTCGACCACGGGCATTGGATGCAGTTTTCGGGCCTCGCCTCGGCCCATGCAGTGCTGGATGACCTCGAACGCTATGTGATCGGCCCGCAATGA
- a CDS encoding iron ABC transporter permease yields MRIAGLALIVSLAFVAALVVGDHPVPPQEVLSALFGADGVPTPSRVIVNELRLPRAVMALLVGAALAVAGAIAQAVMRNPLADPGIVGINAGAALAAMVVVVQVGSLPETALPWLTFGGALSMAALIHALAWRQGTTGTRIILVGIGLSALAGAGASAISVFGEPAAVQRAMVWLAGSLQGSRWERVPHLLLWAVPPALLVWAAAREFDLIALGDEVALARGQSVNLARATAILACALLSGAAVAAAGLVAFVGLAAPHIARALVGPRHARLIPTSALVGAGLLLCADITARAAAPPLQLPVGLVTALLGAPFFAYLLWKRRND; encoded by the coding sequence ATGAGAATTGCCGGGCTCGCGCTCATCGTCTCCCTCGCCTTTGTCGCCGCGCTGGTGGTGGGCGATCATCCGGTTCCGCCGCAAGAGGTGTTGAGCGCGCTCTTCGGGGCAGATGGCGTGCCAACACCCTCGCGAGTCATCGTCAACGAGCTGCGGCTGCCACGCGCGGTCATGGCGCTGCTGGTGGGGGCGGCGCTGGCGGTGGCGGGGGCCATCGCGCAGGCGGTGATGCGCAACCCGCTGGCCGATCCGGGGATCGTGGGTATCAACGCCGGGGCGGCGCTGGCAGCGATGGTGGTGGTCGTGCAGGTCGGTAGCCTACCCGAGACGGCATTGCCATGGCTCACCTTTGGCGGAGCGCTTTCCATGGCGGCTTTGATCCATGCCCTTGCATGGCGGCAAGGCACCACTGGTACGCGCATCATTCTGGTTGGCATCGGGCTTTCGGCGCTGGCCGGGGCAGGGGCCAGCGCGATCTCGGTCTTCGGTGAGCCGGCGGCTGTGCAGCGTGCGATGGTTTGGCTGGCGGGCTCTCTGCAGGGCAGCCGGTGGGAGCGGGTGCCACATCTGCTCCTGTGGGCCGTGCCGCCGGCGCTCCTGGTCTGGGCCGCCGCGCGCGAGTTCGACCTGATCGCGCTGGGGGATGAAGTGGCACTGGCGCGGGGCCAGAGCGTGAACCTTGCCCGGGCGACGGCCATTCTCGCCTGCGCCCTTCTCTCGGGCGCGGCGGTGGCGGCTGCGGGGCTGGTGGCTTTCGTGGGTCTCGCCGCGCCCCATATCGCCCGCGCGCTGGTCGGCCCGCGCCACGCTAGACTGATCCCGACCTCGGCGCTGGTGGGCGCCGGACTTCTGCTCTGCGCCGACATCACCGCCCGCGCCGCCGCGCCACCGCTGCAACTGCCCGTGGGCCTCGTCACTGCGCTGCTCGGCGCGCCCTTCTTTGCCTATCTTCTGTGGAAACGCCGCAATGACTGA
- a CDS encoding SDR family oxidoreductase: MNRIDGKVAVVTGGTQGLGAAIAKLFAEAGAAGIVIVGRGTEKGEKVAAEIKAAHGTDVRMVSADLGNVDDVRKIMESADGAFGRVDILVNAAGLTDRGNILSTDPELFDRMFAVNARAPFFLMQDAAKIMIREGIEGRIVNIGSMSEHAGQPFLAPYSASKGALATMTRNAGFALMRNRIHVNQLAIGWMNSDHERKLVEQETGDASFIDRAAAGKPFGRILDPREVAKAVLWMASEDSGMMTGAIINFDQSIWGAYDDAPVPEAALEG; this comes from the coding sequence ATGAACCGGATCGACGGAAAGGTCGCCGTTGTCACGGGCGGCACGCAGGGCCTTGGGGCCGCGATTGCAAAGCTGTTTGCCGAAGCCGGGGCTGCCGGGATCGTTATTGTCGGGCGCGGCACGGAGAAGGGCGAGAAGGTCGCCGCCGAGATCAAGGCAGCACATGGCACCGATGTGCGTATGGTCTCTGCCGACCTCGGCAATGTGGACGATGTGCGCAAGATCATGGAGTCCGCCGATGGCGCCTTCGGTCGGGTCGACATTCTGGTCAATGCGGCCGGGCTGACCGACCGGGGCAACATCCTCTCGACCGACCCTGAGCTTTTTGACCGGATGTTCGCCGTGAACGCGCGCGCGCCCTTCTTCCTGATGCAGGACGCGGCCAAGATCATGATCCGTGAAGGCATCGAAGGCCGCATCGTCAACATCGGCTCGATGTCGGAGCACGCCGGTCAGCCCTTTCTTGCGCCCTACTCCGCCTCCAAGGGTGCGCTGGCCACGATGACGCGGAACGCCGGTTTTGCCCTGATGCGAAACCGCATCCACGTTAACCAGCTCGCGATCGGCTGGATGAACTCGGACCATGAGCGCAAGCTCGTCGAGCAGGAAACCGGCGATGCCAGCTTCATCGACCGCGCCGCCGCCGGCAAGCCCTTCGGGCGTATCCTCGACCCCCGCGAGGTGGCGAAGGCGGTGCTCTGGATGGCCTCGGAAGACAGCGGCATGATGACCGGCGCGATCATCAACTTCGACCAGTCGATCTGGGGGGCCTATGATGACGCACCGGTCCCGGAAGCTGCGCTGGAAGGCTGA
- the iolD gene encoding 3D-(3,5/4)-trihydroxycyclohexane-1,2-dione acylhydrolase (decyclizing): protein MPERTVRLTMAQALVRYLCNQYTEIDGERVQLFAGVFGIFGHGNVTCLSEALEQVQDQLPTWRGQNEQSMALAAVGFAKAKLRRQIMVAASSVGPGATNMITAAGVAHANRLPVLLLSGDTFTNRLPDPVLQQVEHYGSPSTTVNDGFRCVSRFWDRITHPAQILSSLPQAISTMLDPADCGPAFIGLPQDIQEIAYDYPESFFAEKTWVIPRPRPSRNEVAAAVELLKSAKNPLIISGGGVRYSGANEALADFAARRGIPVTETIAGKGAVVHDHPVYVGAMGIEGTDAAKDLAEAADVIIAVGTRMQDFTTGSWTTFSRDAKFLNINAARFDASKHFAVPVVGDALECLSEIDAELGDWVCDANHMENAQKLYAEWNTLLDEGQAPTNAAVPSYAQVIGVVNKMARPEDTMVTAAGGLPGETAKNWRVKAPNTYDLEFGFSCMGYEIAGGWGHAMAKTGPDGQTGAPIVMVGDGSYMMMNSDIYSTVLTGHKMIVVVCDNGGFGVINRLQTNMGVPGFNNLLKDSRVLDKSNVPHVDFAAHARAMGAEARHCESLADLEAAMEWAQGTDRTTVLTINSDAHAWTPGGADWYVGVPEINERESVRKAREGQEAFRNKQRRGV from the coding sequence ATGCCCGAGAGAACAGTCCGCCTGACCATGGCTCAGGCGTTGGTGCGATACCTTTGCAACCAGTATACCGAGATCGACGGCGAGCGGGTTCAGCTCTTTGCCGGCGTGTTCGGTATTTTTGGCCATGGCAACGTCACCTGCCTGTCCGAAGCTCTGGAGCAGGTGCAGGATCAACTGCCAACCTGGCGCGGACAGAACGAGCAATCCATGGCCCTTGCGGCGGTCGGATTTGCAAAGGCCAAGCTGCGCCGTCAGATCATGGTTGCCGCCTCTTCGGTTGGGCCCGGTGCCACCAACATGATCACCGCGGCAGGTGTGGCCCATGCCAACCGCCTGCCGGTGCTGCTCCTGTCCGGCGATACCTTTACCAACCGCCTGCCCGACCCGGTGTTGCAGCAGGTCGAGCACTATGGCTCTCCCTCGACCACGGTAAACGACGGCTTTCGTTGCGTGTCACGGTTCTGGGATCGCATCACGCATCCGGCGCAGATCCTGTCATCGCTGCCGCAAGCGATCAGCACCATGCTGGACCCGGCCGATTGCGGCCCCGCCTTCATCGGCCTGCCGCAGGACATTCAGGAAATCGCCTACGATTACCCCGAGAGTTTCTTTGCCGAGAAGACTTGGGTGATCCCGCGCCCGCGCCCCTCGCGCAACGAGGTCGCCGCAGCGGTGGAGCTGTTGAAGAGCGCCAAGAACCCGCTGATCATTTCCGGTGGCGGTGTGCGCTATTCGGGCGCCAATGAGGCCCTGGCCGATTTTGCCGCCCGTCGCGGTATCCCCGTCACCGAGACCATCGCCGGCAAGGGTGCGGTGGTGCATGACCACCCGGTCTATGTTGGCGCAATGGGGATTGAGGGCACCGATGCGGCCAAGGATTTGGCTGAAGCTGCGGATGTGATCATCGCCGTGGGCACCCGGATGCAGGATTTCACCACCGGTTCATGGACGACGTTTTCCAGAGACGCGAAGTTTCTCAACATCAACGCGGCCCGCTTCGACGCCTCCAAACACTTTGCCGTGCCGGTCGTGGGCGACGCGCTGGAGTGCCTTTCGGAGATCGACGCCGAGCTTGGCGACTGGGTCTGCGACGCGAACCACATGGAGAACGCGCAGAAGCTCTACGCCGAATGGAACACGCTGCTCGACGAAGGCCAAGCGCCGACCAACGCCGCTGTGCCCTCCTACGCGCAGGTGATCGGCGTGGTGAACAAGATGGCCCGGCCAGAAGACACCATGGTGACGGCGGCAGGCGGCCTGCCCGGCGAAACCGCGAAGAACTGGCGGGTGAAAGCTCCCAATACCTATGATCTGGAGTTCGGCTTTTCCTGCATGGGCTACGAGATCGCCGGAGGTTGGGGCCATGCCATGGCCAAGACCGGCCCCGACGGGCAGACAGGCGCGCCGATCGTCATGGTCGGCGACGGCTCCTACATGATGATGAACTCCGACATCTATTCGACCGTTCTGACCGGCCACAAGATGATCGTCGTGGTCTGTGACAACGGCGGCTTCGGGGTGATCAACCGGCTGCAGACCAACATGGGCGTGCCCGGTTTCAACAACTTGCTCAAGGACTCGCGGGTGCTGGACAAAAGCAACGTCCCGCATGTCGACTTTGCCGCCCACGCCCGCGCGATGGGGGCCGAAGCGCGCCACTGCGAAAGCCTTGCCGATCTGGAGGCTGCGATGGAGTGGGCGCAGGGGACCGACCGAACAACCGTGCTGACCATCAACTCGGACGCCCATGCTTGGACGCCGGGCGGGGCGGATTGGTACGTCGGCGTGCCGGAAATCAACGAGCGCGAAAGCGTTCGCAAGGCGCGTGAGGGCCAGGAAGCCTTCCGCAACAAGCAACGCCGGGGGGTGTGA
- a CDS encoding iron ABC transporter permease produces the protein MRRTLLAAALLALLIVLVALWSLVTGSAGLTVGEAMRALFAPGEGRSDVILWQVRLPRVVAAVAAGAALGAAGAIMQAVTGNPLAEPGLMGVNAGAAFAVVLALSVFGVTASGALTWCAFGGAGATAVLVYAMASAGRGGPTPIRLVLAGVIVGTFLGALTTAILLIDSQTLDAVRFWTAGSLKGRQLAQILPVLPYVAASLVAALVFARQFTTLGLGGDVARSIGQNPALWRAIAAGCVVGLAGSAVSIAGPLGLVGLVVPHMVRLTLGGGYGRIVPLSILGAAALTLLADTAPRALLGVDLPAGITLALIGAPFFICLARSHGAVRG, from the coding sequence ATGAGGCGCACCCTCCTCGCCGCTGCTCTGCTCGCTTTGCTGATCGTGCTCGTCGCGCTGTGGTCACTGGTCACGGGAAGCGCCGGGCTTACTGTGGGCGAAGCGATGCGGGCGTTGTTCGCGCCGGGGGAGGGGCGCAGCGACGTGATCCTCTGGCAAGTACGGCTGCCGCGGGTGGTGGCGGCCGTTGCGGCGGGTGCGGCGCTGGGAGCGGCCGGGGCGATCATGCAGGCGGTCACCGGCAACCCGCTGGCTGAGCCGGGCCTCATGGGGGTGAACGCGGGTGCCGCTTTTGCGGTGGTGCTGGCGCTTTCGGTCTTTGGCGTGACGGCAAGCGGAGCGCTGACCTGGTGCGCCTTCGGCGGCGCAGGCGCGACGGCGGTGCTGGTCTATGCCATGGCATCGGCCGGGCGCGGCGGGCCAACACCGATCCGGCTTGTGCTGGCCGGGGTGATCGTTGGCACCTTTCTTGGCGCGCTCACCACCGCCATCCTCCTGATCGACAGCCAGACACTGGATGCGGTGCGGTTCTGGACCGCTGGCAGCCTGAAGGGCCGCCAGCTTGCACAGATCCTGCCGGTTCTGCCCTATGTGGCGGCGTCGCTCGTTGCGGCGCTGGTGTTTGCCCGGCAGTTCACCACCCTCGGCCTGGGTGGAGACGTGGCCCGAAGCATCGGGCAGAACCCGGCACTCTGGCGGGCAATCGCAGCGGGCTGCGTGGTGGGCCTCGCAGGCTCGGCAGTGTCAATCGCCGGGCCGCTCGGGCTTGTCGGGCTGGTGGTGCCGCATATGGTGCGACTCACGCTTGGCGGCGGATACGGGCGGATCGTGCCGCTCTCGATTCTCGGAGCGGCGGCGCTGACCTTGCTGGCCGACACCGCGCCGCGAGCACTGCTGGGCGTGGATTTGCCCGCGGGCATCACTCTGGCGCTCATCGGCGCGCCGTTCTTCATCTGTCTGGCGCGCAGCCATGGAGCGGTGCGGGGATGA